The genomic interval CTCGTCTGGTTATAGATCGGTCTAGATCCTCTCCAGGAGGGATATGGCCGCTGACAAAGTCGTAGGTGACCTTAGGCCTTCTGAGCAACTCAGCCGCCGATACGGAGCGATCTATCGGTGGCTCTCCGATGGAGTAAAGATCCGAGTTGACAGCGTCGGTAGGGGATATTCGTATCTTTTCGACCCTTTTAACCTCTCTATCCAGAGACTCCCATACCCTCTGGAGCACAGCCCATCGATGGTCATCGATCAGCCCCAGCGACCTCCCTATGGGAGCCAGCCTCCTGTCGGCGTTGTCGTGGCGCATCAGTAGCCTGTGTTCACACCGGCTGGTGAGCATTCTGTAGGGCTCTTTGGTCCCTTTTGTGACTAAGTCGTCCACCAGAACGCCTATATAGCCCTGATGTCTCCTTAGGACCAGAGGCTCCTCCCCTCTCATGATCAAAGAGGCGTTAACCCCGGCCATAAAGCCCTGTACCGCCGCCTCCTCGTAGCCTGAGGTGCCGTTTATCTGTCCTGCGAGAAAAAGCCCTCTTACCGATTTAGTCTCAAGCCAGGGTGTAAGCTGGGTAGGGTCGACGTAATCGTACTCTATGGCGTAACCGGGCCTCATAATCCTTACGTCTTTACATCCAGGCAGTTTTCGGGACATCTCCACCTGGACGTCGTAGGGAAGGCTAGTGGAGAAGTTCTGTATGTATATCTCCTTGCTGCCTCTCGCGACTGGCTCGAAGAAAACCGGATGGCTTTCCTTCTCGGGAAACTGCATCACCTTGGACTCTATAGAAGGGCAGTATCTCGGACCGGTCCCTGTTATGGTTCCCGACTTTATAGGGGACCTATCTATGTTTGCCTGGATTATGTCGTGAATATCGACGTTGGTCCTGCCTATACCGCAGGTCATATCCCGGTATACCTTGGGTTCGTCCCAGATATCCATGGCCTGAGGTTCTATCTCTCCCTCCTGGATCTCCAGGGATTTCCAGTCTATAGAATCGGAGTGAAATCTCGGAGGAGTCCCGGTCTTTAGCCGTCCCATCCTGAACCCCAGCTCTCTGAGAGAATCTCCGAGGCCGTGGGCTGGAATCTGGCCTAAAGGGCCGGAGGAGAAGTTGACGTCCCCTATATGTACCCTGCCGTCCAGATATGTGCCGGTGGTCAATATGACCGCTTTGCAGGAGTAACTCAGTCCGTAGAGGGTTGTTACCCCTTTAACCTTCCCTTTCTCAACCACAAGTCCGGTAACGGTGTCCTGATGGAGCTCTAGGTTAGAGCA from Dethiosulfovibrio salsuginis carries:
- the mnmG gene encoding tRNA uridine-5-carboxymethylaminomethyl(34) synthesis enzyme MnmG; the encoded protein is MTKENVFDVVVVGAGHGGCEAALASARMGNRTLLLNLYLDNIALMPCNPSIGGPAKGHLIREISALGGEQGRATDRSALMMRWLNTSKGPAVRALRAQCDLHDYHRHYRHVIDNCSNLELHQDTVTGLVVEKGKVKGVTTLYGLSYSCKAVILTTGTYLDGRVHIGDVNFSSGPLGQIPAHGLGDSLRELGFRMGRLKTGTPPRFHSDSIDWKSLEIQEGEIEPQAMDIWDEPKVYRDMTCGIGRTNVDIHDIIQANIDRSPIKSGTITGTGPRYCPSIESKVMQFPEKESHPVFFEPVARGSKEIYIQNFSTSLPYDVQVEMSRKLPGCKDVRIMRPGYAIEYDYVDPTQLTPWLETKSVRGLFLAGQINGTSGYEEAAVQGFMAGVNASLIMRGEEPLVLRRHQGYIGVLVDDLVTKGTKEPYRMLTSRCEHRLLMRHDNADRRLAPIGRSLGLIDDHRWAVLQRVWESLDREVKRVEKIRISPTDAVNSDLYSIGEPPIDRSVSAAELLRRPKVTYDFVSGHIPPGEDLDRSITRRVEIEVKYAGYVARQERSVLKIEGMENLTIPDDFDYRSLKGMLAESLEKLESIRPRTLGQAKRISGVTPTDLQLLSLALSVRRRKCTEERAK